From a single Populus trichocarpa isolate Nisqually-1 chromosome 17, P.trichocarpa_v4.1, whole genome shotgun sequence genomic region:
- the LOC112324774 gene encoding stemmadenine O-acetyltransferase, translated as MEIQIISKEIIKPSAPTPHHLKTYKLSAVDQLAAFSADVPIILFYSPTDEISSKNSDYLKKSFAKTLTLFYPFAGRIKDDSSIDCNDDGATYIEAHVAGNMSMILQQPDMDQLEQLQSCKPDENVDEPSGKVMLAAQVNYFDCGGIAISVRIRHRIGDASSLASFVKCWGAISCGIYDNNAGTVVDCSSVFPPQDLSGMSFLYNLIPRSSFNISTKRFVFEGPKLAALRGKLCNGPYLNRPTRFEAVSALIWGVVGEDSESKKVNRPATIAVDLRKRMDPPLPQHCIGNMVHLAEANWENKAVDCNGLAGKIHESISMINSDYVRQVYADGTFFSLMRQRMAEMAEDPNSFRGVIGFSSWCKFRFYEVDFGWGKPIWVGTSLRLEPNWVMLLDTRDGEGMEVRIALPNEEMVKFEQNPDILAYASFTPAI; from the coding sequence AtggaaattcaaattatttctaAGGAAATCATCAAGCCCTCTGCTCCAACACCTCACCACCTAAAAACCTATAAGCTCTCAGCTGTCGACCAGCTTGCTGCTTTTTCAGCGGATGTCCCTATCATTCTCTTTTATTCCCCAACAGATGAAATTTCCAGCAAAAACTCTGATTATCTAAAGAAATCCTTCGCTAAAACGCTAACACTCTTCTACCCTTTTGCTGGACGAATAAAAGATGATTCATCCATTGATTGCAATGATGATGGAGCCACTTATATTGAAGCCCATGTAGCAGGCAACATGTCCATGATACTTCAACAGCCAGACATGGATCAATTGGAACAGCTACAGTCATGCAAGCCGGACGAAAACGTTGATGAGCCAAGCGGCAAGGTAATGCTAGCAGCCCaagtgaattattttgattgtggTGGGATAGCAATCAGTGTTCGCATTCGCCATCGAATAGGTGATGCATCCTCACTGGCAAGTTTTGTTAAATGCTGGGGTGCAATTTCTTGTGGTATTTATGATAATAATGCAGGAACGGTTGTTGATTGCTCCTCAGTCTTCCCTCCGCAAGATTTGTCAGGCATGTCATTCTTATACAATCTTATACCTCGTAGTTCATTCAATATATCCACGAAAAGATTCGTGTTTGAGGGTCCTAAGCTAGCAGCGCTAAGAGGAAAGTTGTGCAACGGGCCATATTTGAATCGTCCAACCCGGTTCGAGGCTGTATCTGCCCTTATTTGGGGTGTTGTTGGAGAAGATAGTGAGTCTAAAAAGGTAAATAGACCCGCAACAATTGCCGTGGATTTGCGGAAAAGAATGGATCCACCCCTACCACAACATTGTATTGGAAATATGGTCCATTTGGCTGAGGCAAATTGGGAAAATAAAGCAGTGGACTGTAATGGTTTAGCTGGAAAAATTCATGAGTCAATAAGCATGATAAACAGTGACTATGTGAGGCAGGTATACGCAGACGGCACCTTCTTCAGTTTAATGAGACAAAGAATGGCGGAGATGGCAGAAGATCCTAATAGCTTTAGGGGTGTAATTGGTTTCAGTAGTTGGTGTAAATTTCGATTTTATGAGGTTGATTTTGGATGGGGAAAGCCCATTTGGGTAGGCACTTCTTTGAGGCTTGAACCCAACTGGGTCATGCTATTGGATACAAGGGATGGTGAGGGAATGGAAGTAAGGATTGCATTACCCAACGAAGAAATGGTCAAGTTCGAACAAAATCCAGACATCTTAGCCTATGCTTCTTTCACTCCAGCCATATGA
- the LOC7484586 gene encoding wax ester synthase/diacylglycerol acyltransferase 4, with protein MVLEKEEDALEPVSPSSQYFNSSALNVSVLGVLETEVPIDDSKTIPLVRDVFLPINPRFSSIMVIDENGEKRWKKVEVELKDHVFVPIFPEEMSPQFYDEYFEDYLSKLSMLQLPQSQPLWEIHLIKYPTSNAASTIIFKIHHAIGDGYSLMGALLSCLQRADNPSLPLTLPSVQPRVDTSGDHRTIFKTVPKIFSLLFNTVSDFLGSLMKSSLVEDDLSPIRSGDIGIEFRPIAPTTMTFSLGQIKQIKATLGVTINDVITGAILLGTRLYMQEMSKGSSDHSNCTALVMLNTRMFRSYQSITEMVKPKAESPWGNHFAFLHVQLPELVASTELNPIEFVRKAQQIIKRKRSSLAVYLTAAFIEIVKKLKGHEVAAQYIHKTMVNASMTVTNMIGPVEKMSLANHPIKGMYFAVAGNPQSLNITIVSYVDKLRLTLGAEKGFIDAQKLKSCIEEAFQMILKSVACEIQQKN; from the exons ATGGTcttggagaaagaagaagacgcTTTAGAGCCCGTGAGTCCTTCTTCACAGTACTTCAACAGCTCAGCTCTAAACGTCTCCGTTCTTGGTGTTTTGGAGACTGAAGTTCCCATTGATGACTCAAAAACTATTCCTTTGGTCAGGGATGTTTTTCTCCCCATCAACCCACGTTTCTCTTCCATCatg GTTATTGATGAGAATGGAGAAAAAAGATGGAAGAAGGTGGAAGTAGAGCTCAAAGACCATGTTTTTGTCCCCATTTTCCCAGAAGAAATGTCACCACAATTTTATGACGAGTACTTTGAAGATTACTTATCAAAACTATCAATGTTACAACTTCCACAAAGCCAACCCTTATGGgaaattcatttaataaaataccCCACAAGTAATGCAGCAAGCACTATAATATTCAAGATCCACCATGCAATTGGAGATGGTTACTCTCTTATGGGGGCTCTTCTTTCATGTCTACAAAGAGCTGATAACCCTTCTCTTCCCTTGACATTGCCTTCTGTCCAACCACGCGTAGACACATCTGGTGATCATCGTACAATCTTTAAGACTGTTCCCAAGATTTTCTCTTTGCTGTTCAATACCGTGTCTGATTTTTTAGGAAGCCTTATGAAGAGCAGTTTAGTTGAAGATGATCTGTCTCCAATCCGATCAGGAGATATTGGAATTGAGTTTCGACCAATTGCTCCTACCACAATGACATTCTCTCTTggtcaaattaaacaaattaaggcTACTCTTGGTGTG ACAATAAATGATGTTATTACTGGAGCAATTCTCTTGGGAACCCGCTTATACATGCAAGAAATGAGCAAAGGGTCAAGCGATCATTCAAATTGTACAGCATTAGTGATGCTTAATACAAGAATGTTTCGTAGTTACCAGTCAATTACAGAAATGGTAAAACCCAAAGCAGAATCACCATGGGGCAACCATTTTGCCTTCTTGCATGTCCAATTACCTGAGTTGGTGGCCAGTACTGAGTTAAATCCAATAGAATTTGTCAGGAAAGCTCAGCAAATCATCAAGCGAAAGAGAAGCTCTTTGGCTGTCTATCTCACTGCTGCATTCATTGAGAtcgtgaagaaattaaaaggacaTGAG GTAGCAGCCCAATACATTCATAAAACAATGGTGAACGCAAGCATGACAGTAACAAATATGATTGGCCCAGTGGAAAAGATGTCTTTGGCTAATCACCCAATCAAAGGCATGTACTTTGCCGTTGCTGGCAATCCTCAG AGTCTTAACATAACAATTGTAAGCTACGTGGATAAACTAAGGCTTACATTGGGAGCTGAGAAGGGCTTCATAGATGCCCAAAAGTTGAAGTCGTGCATAGAGGAAGCTTTCCAGATGATACTCAAATCTGTTGCCTGTGAAATTCAGCAAAAGAATTGA
- the LOC7484587 gene encoding wax ester synthase/diacylglycerol acyltransferase 11, whose product MEIVQDQEISEPVSPSGQFLSNSILSLSIIAVMEFEAPFDDSQAIPFLKDVFLPVNPRFSSIMVVDKDGVKRWKRVEVRLTDHVNFPVFTTGMSTQFYDECFDEYLSKTAMEQLPQSQPLWEVHIINYPTSHAASNMIFKLHHSLGDGFSLMGALLSCLQRADAPPLPLTFPSVHLHTNTYGRNSSMFRKVPRFFSSVYNTASDFCSSFIKSCLVKDDKTPIRSGHSGVEFLPVAITTMAFSLDQIKQIKAKLGVTINDAITGIIFLGARMYMETVSQGSGSACSTSLVLLNTRMHGGYKPIQEMVKPDAESPWGNHFAFLNVRIPKLRDAEVKNNPLKFVLNARKIIKRKRSSFGVYLTAKYLQLAAKFRGPNGASKYIYGTMKNTSMGISNVRGPMEQMALANNPINGLYFVVTGAPQSLMAGVTSYVGKLRVSLLVEKDFIDPQKLKSHIEKAFDMIFEAACRESTPPAT is encoded by the exons ATGGAGATTGTACAGGATCAAGAAATATCAGAACCTGTGAGTCCTTCAGGACAATTTCTGAGCAACTCTATTCTATCACTCTCTATCATAGCTGTTATGGAATTCGAAGCGCCTTTTGATGACTCCCAAGCTATTCCATTTCTCAAGGATGTTTTCCTCCCTGTCAACCCTCGTTTCTCCTCCATAATG GTTGTAGATAAAGATGGAGTAAAGCGATGGAAGAGGGTGGAAGTGAGGCTCACGGATCATGTAAATTTTCCGGTTTTCACCACCGGAATGTCAACTCAATTTTATGATGAATGCTTTGATGAGTATCTTTCAAAAACGGCAATGGAGCAGTTGCCTCAAAGCCAGCCATTATGGGAAGTTCACATAATAAATTACCCCACAAGTCACGCAGCTAGTAACATGATATTCAAGCTACACCATTCCCTTGGTGATGGCTTCTCTTTGATGGGAGCTCTCCTTTCTTGTTTACAAAGAGCTGATGCTCCTCCTCTTCCCCTGACATTTCCTTCTGTTCATTTACACACCAATACGTATGGCAGAAATTCTAGCATGTTCCGAAAAGTGCCTAGATTTTTCTCCTCAGTTTACAACACTGCATCAGATTTTTGTTCAAGCTTTATAAAGAGTTGTTTGGTAAAGGATGACAAAACACCAATACGATCAGGGCATTCTGGAGTAGAGTTTCTTCCTGTTGCCATAACAACAATGGCTTTCTCTCttgatcaaattaaacaaatcaagGCCAAGCTTGGAGTG ACAATAAATGATGCGATTACTGGAATCATATTCTTGGGAGCTCGGATGTACATGGAAACAGTGAGCCAAGGATCAGGCAGTGCATGTAGTACATCATTGGTGCTGCTTAACACAAGAATGCATGGAGGCTACAAGCCAATCCAAGAAATGGTAAAACCTGATGCTGAGTCGCCATGGGGCAACCATTTTGCTTTCTTGAACGTACGAATTCCAAAGTTAAGAGATGCTGAGGTTAAGAATAATCCCTTAAAATTTGTCCtcaatgcaagaaaaatcatcAAGAGGAAGAGAAGCTCTTTTGGTGTTTACCTCACTGCTAAGTACCTTCAACTTGCTGCGAAATTTCGAGGTCCAAAC GGAGCATCGAAGTACATATATGGCACAATGAAGAATACAAGCATGGGAATCTCAAATGTAAGGGGGCCAATGGAGCAGATGGCCTTGGCTAACAATCCAATTAATGGGCTATATTTTGTGGTGACAGGAGCACCTCAG AGCCTTATGGCAGGAGTAACAAGCTATGTGGGGAAGCTTCGGGTTTCTCTGCTTGTAGAAAAAGACTTCATCGATCCACAGAAGCTCAAGTCACACATAGAAAAAGCATTTGATATGATATTCGAAGCTGCATGCAGGGAAAGTACTCCACCAGCCACTTAA